One stretch of Miscanthus floridulus cultivar M001 chromosome 18, ASM1932011v1, whole genome shotgun sequence DNA includes these proteins:
- the LOC136520024 gene encoding protein SRG1-like — translation MESAGGEARPVLLPPVQELAGQLGAADDVPARYVARAGNDDLKAMVTAPVPVIDLARLCQPGADDEASKLRLALESWGLFLVTNHGMEASLMNAMMDASREFFRQPLQEKQKHSNMIDGKHFQLEGYGDDWVPSEDQVLDWTDRLYLKVEPEEDRKLDLWPTCLRDVLHDFTTKCTRVKDCLLPEMAKLLELDDDYFIDQFGGKADAYARFSYYPPCTRPDLVFGLKPHSDGTFVTLLMVDNSVGGLQVLQDGVWYDVPTRPHTLLINLGDQIEIMSNGIFKSPVHRVVTNAEKERLSVALFYSIDPERQIRPADKLIDENHPALYKKVKIKEYIAGLYEHVARGEMVIETAKI, via the exons ATGGAAAGTGCAGGAGGGGAAGCTCGGCCGGTGCTGCTGCCGCCGGTGCAAGAGCTCGCCGGCCAGCTGGGCGCCGCGGACGACGTGCCGGCTCGGTACGTCGCGCGCGCAGGCAACGACGACCTCAAGGCGATGGTAACCGCGCCGGTCCCCGTCATCGACCTCGCCCGCCTGTGCCAGCCGGGCGCCGACGACGAGGCCTCAAAGCTCCGGCTGGCGCTCGAGTCCTGGGGTCTCTTCCTG GTCACCAACCACGGCATGGAGGCCTCTCTGATGAACGCCATGATGGACGCGTCGAGGGAGTTTTTCAGGCAGCCGCTCCAGGAGAAGCAGAAGCACAGCAACATGATCGACGGCAAGCACTTCCAGCTCGAAGGGTACGGGGACGACTGGGTGCCGTCGGAGGACCAGGTCCTGGACTGGACCGACCGCCTTTACCTCAAGGTGGAGCCTGAAGAGGACAGGAAACTTGACCTATGGCCCACATGTCTCAG GGATGTTCTGCACGATTTCACCACAAAATGCACGAGAGTTAAGGACTGCCTGCTTCCAGAAATGGCGAAGCTGCTGGAGCTTGACGACGACTATTTCATTGACCAGTTCGGCGGCAAGGCTGACGCCTATGCCAGGTTCAGCTACTATCCTCCATGCACGAGGCCGGATCTCGTCTTCGGTCTGAAGCCTCACTCCGACGGCACATTCGTCACGCTTCTCATGGTAGACAACAGCGTTGGTGGACTTCAGGTTCTCCAAGATGGAGTCTGGTATGACGTGCCGACCAGACCTCACACCCTGCTCATCAATCTAGGAGACCAAATAGAG ATAATGAGTAATGGGATCTTCAAGAGCCCAGTGCATCGGGTTGTAACAAATGCTGAAAAAGAGAGGTTATCAGTGGCTCTGTTTTATTCTATAGATCCTGAAAGACAAATCCGGCCCGCGGATAAATTGATAGATGAGAACCATCCAGCACTATACAAGAAGGTGAAAATCAAAGAATATATTGCTGGCCTCTATGAACACGTCGCTCGAGGGGAAATGGTTATCGAGACTGCAaagatatag
- the LOC136520025 gene encoding preprotein translocase subunit SECE1-like: MATTPTTAFLRLTPAPSPRTARPPRSATFLQPALSVSLSHSLPDCRNHRLAAASKDTASSKGQEQDQEPASSALEKGGAEKGTEVGGASPAEKSPEAVAAELKEVLRARKEAEAAEGGGGWWAGVAQEMTEIEWPAPGKVVGTTGVVLGVIAGSTVALLSVNALFAEFSDTVFAGRGLQDLFSF; the protein is encoded by the coding sequence ATGGCGACAACGCCGACCACCGCATTCCTCCGCCTCACTCCAGCCCCTTCTCCCCGCACCGCGCGCCCTCCTCGCTCTGCTACCTTCCTGCAGCCCGCGCTCTCAGTTTCCCTCTCCCACTCCCTCCCCGACTGCCGCAACCACCGCCTTGCCGCCGCCTCCAAGGACACTGCTAGCAGCAAGGGACAGGAACAAGATCAAGAGCCCGCATCGTCCGCGCTGGAGAAAGGAGGAGCGGAGAAGGGAACGGAGGTGGGAGGAGCATCGCCCGCCGAGAAGAGCCCGGAGGCGGTGGCCGCGGAGCTGAAGGAGGTGCTAAGGGCGCGGAAGGAGGCGGAGGCCGCCGAGGGGGGCGGCGGGTGGTGGGCCGGCGTGGCGCAGGAGATGACCGAGATCGAGTGGCCGGCGCCCGGGAAGGTGGTGGGCACCACCGGCGTGGTGCTTGGGGTCATCGCGGGCTCCACTGTCGCGCTGCTGTCCGTCAACGCGCTCTTCGCCGAGTTCTCCGACACCGTCTTTGCCGGACGCGGACTTCAGGACTTATTCTCCTTCTGA
- the LOC136522654 gene encoding jasmonate-induced oxygenase 4-like has product MAGESWKVPTPVKDLAALVEEPPSQFVQREEDRPGSLTVAADMPDPLPIVDLDKLSTADEAAKLRSALQTWGLFLATNHGIDASLIEDLMKASREFFSQPLQERQKYSNPREGTRFQLEGYGSDPVIAHDHILDWSDRLQLKVEPEDERNLAQWPKHPESFRDLLHEYATKTKTVMEKILRAMAKILEIDEEDFIHQIGGRPQAYARFNYYPPCPRPELVLGIKAHSDGPLLTVLLVDREVGGLQVQKENKWFNVPSIPHTLVINLGDSLEIMNNGIFKSPVHRVVTNTEKERISLAMLYAVQRDNVLEPAAGLLDEKRPARYRRITEADFLEGVKEHFSKGIRMIETLKI; this is encoded by the exons ATGGCTGGTGAATCATGGAAGGTGCCGACTCCAGTGAAAGACCTGGCCGCCCTCGTAGAGGAGCCGCCGAGCCAGTTCGTGCAGCGGGAGGAGGACCGCCCTGGCAGCCTGACGGTCGCGGCTGACATGCCGGATCCCCTGCCTATCGTCGACCTCGACAAGCTGTCGACCGCCGACGAGGCCGCCAAACTCCGCTCAGCGCTACAGACCTGGGGGCTTTTCTTG GCTACCAACCATGGCATAGACGCTTCTCTAATAGAGGATCTGATGAAGGCGTCACGAGAGTTTTTCAGCCAGCCGCTCCAGGAGAGGCAGAAATACAGCAACCCGAGGGAAGGCACGCGCTTCCAGCTGGAAGGGTACGGCAGTGATCCGGTGATAGCGCATGATCATATCCTTGACTGGAGCGATCGCCTGCAGCTAAAGGTGGAGCCTGAAGACGAAAGAAACCTTGCTCAATGGCCCAAACATCCTGAATCCTTCAG GGATCTTCTGCACGAGTACGCAACAAAAACCAAGACTGTTATGGAAAAGATCTTGCGAGCGATGGCCAAGATCTTGGAGATTGATGAAGAAGATTTCATCCACCAGATTGGTGGTCGTCCTCAAGCTTATGCCAGATTCAACTACTATCCTCCTTGTCCAAGGCCAGAGCTCGTCTTGGGTATCAAGGCTCACTCTGACGGCCCTCTTCTGACGGTTCTTCTGGTCGATCGTGAGGTCGGTGGACTGCAGGTTCAGAAAGAGAACAAGTGGTTCAATGTTCCATCCATTCCTCACACTCTGGTGATTAACCTGGGAGACTCCTTGGAG ATAATGAACAATGGGATATTCAAAAGCCCAGTGCACAGGGTTGTGACGAATACAgagaaggagaggatctcacTGGCCATGCTCTATGCGGTGCAACGTGACAATGTGCTTGAGCCGGCGGCCGGTTTACTGGATGAGAAGCGACCGGCAAGGTACAGGAGGATTACAGAGGCGGACTTCTTAGAGGGGGTCAAAGAACACTTTTCTAAAGGAATAAGAATGATTGAGACTTTGAAGATCTAA